From Nocardioides daedukensis, the proteins below share one genomic window:
- a CDS encoding serine/threonine-protein kinase, producing MSDVFPQPGEQFGRYRIDRQIGFGGMGVVYAATDTTFGRDVALKVISARLAGSDEFRRRFHREAAILARLDSPHVITIFDHAEQDGTPYISTQFIGGGDVGELLRRGGPLPATVACRIAAQVADALHDAHRAGVVHRDVKPGNVLLRDGDLANPHAYLCDFGIAQADSEGFTLTGSVSGTWAYLAPERGHGGPGTPSSDIYALGCLLWAMLVGTTPYVGSDLEVALAHQQAPVPQLAGHDSFTAGLNTVLARSMAKDPSQRYPNAAAMRDGLARLGPPSAQVSPATAVTTAGGLSALPANRPQKRIGAGTSPSTGAARRNRRRGAAVAGVLALIIAASGVTWALSTTPWRDQGRTTDQSARDVDAPSRTSGGAPVTSDFDGDGYGDVLASYWTPTDETGVDPTTQLFLHHSDGTKLDMEPARAGASDSGSRLPTLDPGGQLLVANFDDDPQAEPYLVRESVERKGIIEFIPADGSGVEFALRLPADTFFLGAHAGDFTGDGATDIALAYGGTSGDFRRHDGAGKIAVWTNLDLDREDGAPRFMPAEDGSEAPDVWLSAEAWASGTLSGSGGENFIVGDYDGDGRDDLARVTPGDWDESKKGTKTDSTAQLLISDAATFRVVGKPRKVADAGVGLARSGDFDGDGQDELAFAPGETDGPVIRVLRASDTGWSAAKAWGQSPGNREDQLGFKYPGVNGASVTDVNGDGKDDVAVLYALFGATAGPDAVTAAIYVWISEGERFAAPTSWLDVEGLNPGDIGTRQSVQE from the coding sequence ATGAGCGACGTCTTCCCCCAGCCCGGTGAGCAGTTCGGCCGCTACCGCATCGATCGCCAGATCGGCTTCGGCGGGATGGGCGTGGTCTACGCCGCCACCGACACGACCTTCGGCCGGGACGTCGCGCTCAAGGTGATCTCCGCGCGACTGGCCGGCTCCGACGAGTTCCGGAGACGTTTCCACCGCGAGGCGGCAATCCTGGCCAGGCTCGACTCACCACATGTGATCACCATCTTCGACCACGCCGAGCAGGACGGCACCCCCTACATCTCGACCCAGTTCATCGGCGGTGGAGACGTCGGCGAACTCCTCCGTCGCGGCGGACCACTGCCGGCGACCGTCGCCTGCCGGATCGCTGCTCAGGTCGCGGACGCGCTCCACGACGCTCACCGCGCAGGCGTCGTGCACCGCGACGTGAAGCCCGGCAATGTGCTGCTGCGTGACGGGGATCTGGCCAACCCACACGCCTACCTGTGCGACTTCGGGATCGCTCAGGCCGACAGTGAGGGTTTCACCTTGACCGGTTCGGTCTCCGGCACCTGGGCCTATCTCGCCCCCGAACGCGGACACGGCGGCCCGGGCACCCCGAGCAGCGACATCTATGCCTTGGGTTGCCTGCTGTGGGCGATGCTGGTCGGGACCACGCCGTACGTCGGCTCCGATCTCGAGGTCGCCCTCGCCCACCAACAGGCACCGGTGCCTCAACTGGCCGGTCACGACTCGTTCACCGCCGGCCTGAACACCGTCCTGGCCCGGTCGATGGCCAAGGACCCCAGCCAGCGCTACCCGAACGCCGCCGCGATGCGGGACGGCCTGGCCCGCCTGGGGCCACCCAGCGCACAGGTCTCCCCCGCCACCGCCGTCACGACCGCGGGCGGCCTGTCGGCCCTACCCGCAAACCGGCCGCAGAAGAGAATCGGCGCCGGCACGTCACCGTCCACCGGCGCCGCCCGCCGCAACCGCAGGCGGGGCGCCGCGGTGGCCGGCGTCCTCGCCCTGATCATCGCCGCGAGTGGTGTCACGTGGGCGCTGTCGACCACGCCGTGGCGGGACCAGGGCCGGACGACCGACCAGAGCGCGCGAGACGTCGACGCTCCCTCGCGCACTTCGGGCGGGGCACCAGTGACCTCCGACTTCGACGGCGACGGGTACGGCGACGTGTTGGCCAGTTATTGGACTCCGACCGACGAGACCGGTGTCGATCCCACGACACAACTGTTCCTGCACCACTCCGACGGCACGAAGCTGGACATGGAGCCCGCCCGGGCCGGAGCGTCCGACTCCGGGTCGCGGCTTCCCACGCTCGACCCCGGGGGCCAGCTGCTGGTCGCGAACTTCGACGACGATCCGCAGGCCGAGCCCTACTTGGTCCGGGAATCGGTCGAGCGCAAGGGCATCATCGAATTCATCCCGGCCGACGGCAGCGGGGTCGAGTTCGCGTTGCGGCTGCCCGCGGACACCTTCTTCCTCGGCGCCCATGCCGGCGACTTCACCGGGGACGGGGCCACGGACATCGCGTTGGCCTACGGCGGCACAAGCGGCGACTTCCGACGGCACGACGGAGCCGGGAAGATCGCGGTCTGGACCAACCTGGACCTCGATCGCGAGGACGGCGCCCCACGCTTCATGCCAGCCGAGGACGGCTCCGAGGCACCCGACGTCTGGCTGTCCGCGGAGGCCTGGGCTTCCGGGACACTGTCCGGGTCGGGCGGCGAGAACTTCATCGTCGGTGACTATGACGGAGACGGACGCGACGACCTGGCCCGCGTGACCCCCGGCGACTGGGACGAGTCGAAGAAGGGCACCAAGACCGACTCGACCGCGCAGCTGCTCATCTCCGACGCGGCAACTTTCCGGGTGGTCGGGAAGCCGCGCAAGGTCGCCGACGCCGGCGTCGGCCTGGCTCGGTCCGGTGACTTCGACGGGGACGGTCAGGACGAGCTCGCCTTTGCTCCCGGCGAGACCGACGGGCCGGTCATCCGGGTGCTGAGGGCGAGCGACACGGGGTGGAGCGCCGCGAAGGCCTGGGGACAGAGCCCGGGCAACCGCGAAGACCAGCTGGGCTTCAAGTATCCCGGGGTGAACGGGGCCTCCGTGACTGACGTCAACGGGGACGGCAAGGACGACGTCGCCGTGCTCTATGCGTTGTTCGGAGCGACGGCCGGGCCTGATGCAGTCACCGCTGCGATCTATGTCTGGATCTCCGAGGGCGAGCGCTTCGCCGCGCCCACCTCCTGGCTCGACGTCGAGGGCCTCAACCCCGGCGACATCGGCACCAGGCAGAGCGTGCAGGAGTAG
- a CDS encoding adenylosuccinate synthase: protein MPAIVVLGAQWGDEGKGKATDLLATQDTAIDFVVRTSGGHNAGHTIVVNGEKFATHLLPSGILTPGAKSVIANGVVVSPEALFRELDGLIERGVEGVEDRLVVSANAHVIASYHTTIDKVTERFLGKNNIGTTGRGIGPAYADKVNRLGIRVADLFDEKILTAKIEGALEIRNQLLTKVYNRRAVEVDAVLEELLQYADRLRPMVADTSLMLNRALDEGKTVLFEGAQATMLDVDNGTYPFVTSSSPVAGGVCTGAGVGPTRIDRVIGVIKAYTTRVGSGPFPTELFDENGTRLQTLGGEIGVSTGRTRRCGWYDSVIARYAARINGLTEFFLTKLDILGDWDEIPVCVAYEIDGKRVDEMPMTQTEFHHAKPIFETFEGWKSDISGCRTFEELPTQAQAYVKALEELSGAPFWGVGVGPGREQTIVVNG from the coding sequence ATGCCCGCAATCGTTGTTCTCGGAGCCCAGTGGGGCGATGAAGGCAAGGGCAAGGCGACCGACCTGCTCGCCACCCAGGACACCGCAATCGACTTCGTGGTGCGCACCAGCGGCGGCCACAACGCCGGCCACACCATCGTGGTCAACGGCGAGAAGTTCGCCACCCACCTGCTGCCCAGCGGCATCCTGACGCCCGGCGCGAAGAGCGTGATCGCCAACGGCGTCGTGGTCTCGCCGGAGGCACTCTTCCGCGAGCTCGACGGCCTGATCGAGCGCGGTGTCGAGGGGGTCGAGGACCGGCTGGTGGTCAGCGCGAACGCCCACGTCATCGCGAGCTACCACACCACCATCGACAAGGTCACCGAGCGCTTCCTGGGCAAGAACAACATCGGCACGACCGGCCGCGGCATCGGGCCGGCGTACGCCGACAAGGTGAACCGCCTCGGCATCCGCGTCGCCGACCTCTTCGACGAGAAGATCCTCACCGCGAAGATCGAGGGAGCCCTCGAGATCCGCAACCAGCTGCTCACCAAGGTCTACAACCGGCGCGCGGTCGAGGTGGACGCGGTGCTCGAGGAGCTCCTGCAGTACGCCGACCGCCTGCGGCCGATGGTCGCCGACACGTCGCTGATGCTCAACCGGGCGCTCGACGAGGGCAAGACCGTCCTGTTCGAGGGCGCCCAGGCCACGATGCTCGACGTCGACAACGGCACCTACCCGTTCGTGACCAGCTCGAGCCCGGTCGCCGGCGGCGTCTGCACCGGTGCCGGGGTCGGTCCGACCCGCATCGACCGGGTGATCGGCGTGATCAAGGCCTACACCACCCGCGTCGGCTCGGGTCCGTTCCCGACCGAGCTCTTCGACGAGAACGGCACCCGGCTGCAGACCCTCGGCGGGGAGATCGGTGTCTCCACCGGTCGCACCCGGCGCTGCGGCTGGTACGACTCGGTGATCGCGCGTTATGCGGCTCGCATCAACGGCCTGACCGAGTTCTTCCTGACCAAGCTCGACATCCTCGGCGACTGGGACGAGATCCCGGTCTGTGTCGCCTATGAGATCGACGGCAAGCGGGTCGACGAGATGCCGATGACGCAGACCGAGTTCCACCACGCCAAGCCGATCTTCGAGACCTTCGAGGGCTGGAAGTCCGACATCTCCGGATGCCGCACCTTCGAGGAGCTGCCGACGCAGGCGCAGGCCTACGTCAAGGCGCTCGAGGAGCTCAGCGGCGCCCCGTTCTGGGGTGTCGGCGTGGGCCCGGGCCGCGAGCAGACGATCGTCGTCAACGGCTGA
- the purD gene encoding phosphoribosylamine--glycine ligase, producing MKTLVIGTGGREHALAKALAQDPSVTQVHAAPGNPGIAAVATLHEVDPMDGAAVADLAERLGVDLVVVGPEAPLVAGVADAVTGRGIAVFGPTAAAAQLEGSKAFSKDVMAAAGVPTARSFTCTTPEQVAAALDEFGAPYVVKDDSLAAGKGVVVTADRAEALAHAATCGTVVIEEFLDGPEVSLFAVCDGATAHPLRPAQDFKRIFDGGRGANTGGMGSYSPLTWAPADLAEQVMVTVVGPTLDEMAQRGTPFRGCLYVGLALTETGPRVIEFNVRFGDPDIQPVLAALDSGLGELLLAAANGRLAEIDAPRFRDQASVTVVLASAGYPESSSKGDVISGVEDAEAVEDVDVIHAGTAIADGSLVTAGGRVLAVRAVGADVADARARVYRAAELIRFDGMQRRSDIAAEPLGVVEGASILG from the coding sequence GTGAAGACTCTCGTGATCGGAACCGGTGGCCGCGAGCACGCGCTCGCCAAGGCACTCGCCCAGGACCCGTCCGTCACGCAGGTGCACGCTGCTCCGGGCAACCCCGGCATCGCCGCGGTGGCCACGCTGCACGAGGTCGACCCGATGGACGGTGCGGCGGTGGCCGACCTGGCCGAGCGTCTCGGCGTGGACCTCGTCGTGGTCGGTCCCGAGGCGCCCCTGGTGGCTGGCGTCGCCGATGCCGTGACCGGTCGCGGCATCGCCGTCTTCGGGCCCACCGCCGCGGCTGCGCAGCTCGAAGGATCCAAGGCGTTCAGCAAGGACGTGATGGCCGCCGCCGGTGTGCCGACGGCGCGCTCGTTCACCTGCACGACGCCTGAGCAGGTGGCTGCGGCACTCGACGAGTTCGGTGCGCCCTACGTCGTCAAGGACGACTCCCTGGCAGCGGGCAAGGGCGTCGTGGTCACCGCCGATCGCGCCGAGGCCCTGGCCCACGCCGCGACCTGCGGCACCGTCGTCATCGAGGAGTTCCTCGACGGCCCGGAGGTATCGCTCTTCGCGGTCTGCGACGGCGCCACGGCACACCCGCTGCGTCCGGCACAGGACTTCAAGCGCATATTCGACGGCGGCCGCGGCGCGAACACCGGTGGGATGGGGTCCTACTCGCCGTTGACCTGGGCGCCGGCCGACCTGGCGGAGCAGGTGATGGTCACCGTCGTCGGGCCCACCCTGGATGAGATGGCACAGCGTGGCACGCCGTTCCGCGGCTGCCTCTACGTCGGTCTCGCGCTCACCGAGACGGGGCCGCGGGTGATCGAGTTCAACGTGCGGTTCGGCGACCCCGACATCCAGCCGGTGCTGGCCGCCCTCGACTCCGGTCTGGGTGAGCTGTTGCTGGCTGCGGCTAACGGTCGCCTCGCCGAGATCGACGCGCCACGCTTCCGTGACCAGGCCTCGGTGACGGTGGTGCTGGCGTCCGCCGGCTATCCGGAGTCCTCGTCCAAGGGCGACGTCATCTCCGGGGTCGAGGACGCGGAGGCCGTCGAGGACGTCGACGTGATCCATGCCGGTACGGCGATCGCGGACGGCTCGCTGGTGACCGCAGGCGGACGCGTGCTCGCCGTGCGTGCCGTGGGTGCTGACGTCGCCGATGCCCGGGCCCGTGTCTATCGCGCAGCCGAGCTGATCCGGTTCGACGGGATGCAGCGTCGCTCGGACATCGCCGCCGAACCGCTCGGCGTGGTCGAGGGCGCCTCGATCCTGGGCTAG
- a CDS encoding diacylglycerol/lipid kinase family protein, which translates to MDPLLVITNSDAGSADEASLEAALDVLRDSTSVEVAATSNPGELDGVLHRAASRRIVVAGGDGSIHAVVAALHRRHELEGRVLGLIPLGTGNDFARGNDIPMDPAEAAKVVLHGTPTPTDLLVDEFGDIVVNNVHVGASAQAGRLGAGVKSVLGKVRIGPIGLGKLGYPIGAAMAALRPHVVRLKVEVDGEVINDFDSRVLMVAVGNSSDVGGGTTLNPDADPTDGQIDVMVSRAVGQLSRLSFAALLSRGEHEDHEDVVSVRGTTVTITGEPFWASADGEISGPETRRTWHVEPGAYRLTR; encoded by the coding sequence GTGGATCCACTTCTGGTCATCACCAACTCCGATGCAGGCAGCGCCGACGAGGCGAGCCTCGAGGCGGCCCTCGACGTCCTTCGCGACTCGACGTCCGTCGAGGTGGCGGCCACCAGCAACCCCGGTGAGCTCGACGGCGTGCTGCACCGCGCAGCGTCGCGTCGCATCGTCGTGGCCGGTGGTGACGGGAGCATCCACGCAGTCGTCGCGGCCCTGCACCGGCGGCACGAGCTCGAGGGCCGGGTGCTCGGCCTCATCCCCCTCGGCACCGGCAACGACTTCGCCCGCGGGAACGACATCCCGATGGATCCGGCCGAGGCCGCGAAGGTCGTCCTGCACGGGACCCCGACCCCGACCGACCTGCTGGTCGACGAGTTCGGCGACATCGTCGTCAACAACGTGCACGTGGGCGCCTCCGCCCAGGCCGGTCGACTCGGCGCCGGCGTGAAGTCGGTGCTGGGCAAGGTGCGGATCGGCCCGATCGGGCTGGGCAAGCTCGGCTACCCGATCGGTGCCGCGATGGCGGCGCTGCGCCCGCACGTCGTACGCCTCAAGGTCGAGGTCGACGGCGAGGTCATCAACGACTTCGACTCCCGGGTGCTGATGGTCGCCGTCGGCAACTCCTCCGACGTCGGGGGCGGGACCACGCTCAACCCGGACGCCGACCCGACCGACGGCCAGATCGACGTGATGGTCTCGCGCGCGGTCGGGCAGCTCTCCCGGCTCAGCTTCGCGGCGCTGTTGTCCCGCGGGGAGCACGAGGACCACGAGGACGTGGTCAGCGTGCGCGGCACCACCGTGACGATCACCGGCGAGCCGTTCTGGGCCAGCGCCGACGGCGAGATCTCCGGCCCGGAGACCCGCCGGACGTGGCACGTGGAGCCCGGGGCCTACCGACTCACCCGCTGA
- a CDS encoding AMP-binding protein, with translation MESLARGETDVPLLDETIGATLARTVAAHPDREALVEVASGTRWTWREFDTDVDRLARALMAAGVDVGDRVGIWAPNCAQWTLTQFAAARIGAILVNINPAYRTHEFAYAINQSGVCLLISAVEHKTADYRAMVSESAPETPTLARTVFIGTDDWDALLAEADQVSQEQLIERAGSLTPDDAINIQYTSGTTGRPKGATLSHRNILNNGYFTTELINFTHEDRLVIPVPFYHCFGMVMANLGCVSHGATMIIPAPAFDPAVTLATIEDEKASAVYGVPTMFIAMQNDPSFAERDLSTLRTGIMAGSICPVEVMKHCINDMHMEQVSIAYGMTETSPVSCQTRADDDLDRRTATIGRVHPHVELKVVDPVTGDTVPRGMPGELCTRGYSVMLGYWQDPERTAEAIDADGWMHTGDLAEMREDGYCNIVGRIKDMVIRGGENVYPREIEEFLYTHPDIEDVQVIGVPDAKYGEELCAWVRLRAGADPLDAAAVRAFATGKLAHFKIPRYVLVVDEFPMTVTGKVRKVEMREVTSRELGLG, from the coding sequence ATGGAGTCCCTTGCTCGTGGTGAGACCGACGTCCCCCTGCTCGACGAGACCATCGGTGCCACCTTGGCCCGCACGGTCGCCGCCCACCCGGATCGCGAGGCCCTGGTCGAGGTGGCCAGCGGAACACGGTGGACCTGGCGCGAGTTCGACACGGACGTGGACCGACTGGCGAGAGCGTTGATGGCAGCGGGTGTGGACGTGGGTGACCGGGTCGGGATCTGGGCGCCCAACTGTGCGCAGTGGACCCTGACCCAGTTCGCGGCGGCGCGGATCGGCGCGATCCTGGTCAACATCAACCCGGCCTATCGCACCCATGAGTTCGCCTATGCGATCAACCAGAGCGGCGTGTGCCTGCTGATCTCGGCCGTCGAGCACAAGACGGCCGACTATCGGGCGATGGTCTCCGAGTCCGCACCCGAGACCCCGACCCTGGCCCGCACCGTGTTCATCGGGACCGACGACTGGGATGCGCTGCTGGCCGAGGCCGACCAGGTCAGCCAGGAGCAGCTGATCGAGCGCGCTGGCTCGCTGACCCCGGATGATGCGATCAACATCCAGTACACCTCCGGCACCACCGGCCGCCCCAAGGGCGCCACGCTCAGCCACCGCAACATCCTCAACAACGGCTACTTCACCACCGAGCTGATCAACTTCACCCACGAGGACCGACTGGTCATCCCGGTGCCCTTCTACCACTGCTTCGGGATGGTGATGGCCAACCTCGGCTGCGTCAGTCACGGCGCGACGATGATCATCCCCGCCCCTGCCTTCGACCCGGCGGTGACGCTCGCAACCATCGAGGACGAGAAGGCCAGTGCCGTCTACGGCGTGCCCACGATGTTCATCGCGATGCAGAACGACCCGAGCTTCGCCGAGCGCGACCTGTCCACCCTGCGCACCGGGATCATGGCGGGTTCGATCTGTCCGGTGGAGGTGATGAAGCACTGCATCAACGACATGCACATGGAGCAGGTGTCGATCGCCTACGGGATGACCGAGACCAGCCCGGTCTCCTGCCAGACCCGCGCCGACGACGACCTGGACCGTCGTACGGCCACGATCGGTCGGGTGCATCCGCACGTGGAGTTGAAGGTGGTCGACCCGGTCACCGGTGACACGGTGCCCCGCGGCATGCCCGGCGAGCTGTGCACCCGTGGCTACTCGGTGATGCTCGGTTACTGGCAGGACCCGGAGAGGACGGCCGAGGCGATCGACGCGGACGGCTGGATGCACACCGGAGACCTGGCCGAGATGCGCGAGGACGGCTACTGCAACATCGTCGGGCGGATCAAGGACATGGTGATCCGCGGTGGCGAGAACGTCTATCCCCGCGAGATCGAGGAGTTCCTCTACACCCATCCCGACATCGAGGACGTGCAGGTGATCGGGGTGCCGGACGCGAAGTATGGCGAGGAGCTCTGCGCCTGGGTCCGCCTGCGTGCCGGCGCCGATCCGCTCGATGCCGCCGCGGTGCGCGCCTTCGCCACCGGCAAGCTCGCCCACTTCAAGATCCCGCGCTACGTGCTGGTCGTCGACGAGTTCCCGATGACCGTGACCGGCAAGGTCCGCAAGGTGGAGATGCGCGAGGTCACCTCGCGCGAGCTCGGCCTGGGCTGA
- a CDS encoding serine/threonine protein kinase: MKTGDVVAGHRLEQRLMPATAGVETWGATELRLQRRVDLVLTVAGAGPDEEAAFTALANAVARVDSPHVPSVLASGRAGDRLFLSTRHVDGDPIGDLIAARGPLPHESAAAVVAQVALALAALHEAGVVHGRVEPGSVLVRDPDVVPPFVLLSATAALVEPEARTAADPLGFLAPERLNGAAPSAATDLYALGCVFWACLTGRPPWQGSDLSVAQAHLNAPIPRLVGDSADVRRANAVLSGCLAKDPAERFASAREVAMLLQRNGQLHAQPTAAAQPRTPAPPTAPAPPTAPAQPTPPAMGPAPYAASAPTREPRPDGAPHPPPAQRRRGTRVGLVIAAAVVLIGGLIGAVVTAVVVWGPRDGTPGPATEGDVYDNPTAQLLKEVAQEAFPEKTVLGDAYSRSWSTEPGNIVDGLPRKLEADEWDTGNWWSQPGSLEGTDHEFNLTVAHAPPDVAPLECRNSTIDKDHTCEEFTSESGTVLTDTWTRINPSGTVVHMVTLPPDPTTGRPEVTFTEVINDLPVALTLAEAKQEAIVDREAMATVVDRDDLQLPLPNPPPLPSYDACTFTPDTTAGCPKGLL, translated from the coding sequence ATGAAGACCGGGGATGTGGTCGCTGGCCACCGACTCGAGCAACGGCTCATGCCGGCGACGGCCGGAGTGGAGACCTGGGGTGCCACGGAGCTGCGGCTGCAGCGTCGCGTCGACCTGGTGCTGACAGTGGCCGGGGCCGGTCCTGACGAGGAGGCCGCCTTCACTGCCCTGGCCAACGCTGTGGCCCGGGTCGACTCGCCCCACGTCCCCTCGGTGCTGGCGAGTGGACGCGCCGGGGACCGGCTGTTTCTCTCCACCCGTCATGTCGACGGGGACCCGATCGGCGACCTGATCGCGGCCCGGGGCCCGCTGCCTCACGAATCGGCCGCTGCGGTCGTGGCTCAGGTCGCCCTGGCCCTGGCCGCGCTCCACGAGGCCGGGGTGGTCCACGGTCGTGTGGAGCCGGGGTCGGTGCTGGTGCGCGACCCCGACGTTGTTCCCCCGTTCGTGCTGTTGTCGGCGACCGCAGCCCTGGTCGAACCCGAGGCCCGCACCGCGGCAGACCCGCTGGGATTCCTCGCACCCGAGCGACTCAACGGCGCGGCCCCGTCCGCTGCCACCGACCTCTATGCACTCGGGTGTGTGTTCTGGGCCTGCCTGACCGGTCGTCCGCCGTGGCAGGGCAGCGATCTGTCGGTCGCGCAAGCACATTTGAACGCACCGATCCCGCGCCTCGTGGGCGACTCGGCAGACGTACGTCGTGCGAACGCCGTTCTGTCGGGCTGCCTGGCCAAGGACCCGGCCGAACGCTTCGCGAGCGCGCGCGAGGTGGCCATGCTTCTGCAGCGCAACGGCCAGCTCCACGCGCAGCCGACGGCCGCAGCGCAGCCCAGGACCCCCGCGCCGCCCACGGCCCCCGCGCCGCCCACGGCCCCCGCGCAGCCCACGCCCCCCGCGATGGGGCCGGCACCGTATGCCGCGTCGGCCCCCACCCGTGAGCCGAGGCCGGATGGCGCGCCGCACCCACCGCCGGCCCAGCGCCGGCGCGGGACCCGGGTAGGGCTCGTCATCGCCGCAGCCGTCGTGCTGATCGGCGGGCTGATCGGCGCAGTGGTGACCGCGGTGGTCGTGTGGGGCCCCCGCGATGGCACTCCTGGACCAGCCACCGAGGGGGACGTCTATGACAACCCGACCGCGCAACTGCTGAAGGAGGTCGCACAGGAGGCCTTCCCCGAAAAGACCGTGCTGGGGGACGCCTACTCACGCTCCTGGAGCACCGAACCCGGCAACATCGTCGACGGATTGCCCCGCAAACTGGAGGCGGACGAGTGGGACACCGGGAACTGGTGGTCGCAGCCGGGCAGTCTCGAGGGGACCGATCACGAGTTCAACCTGACCGTCGCCCATGCCCCGCCGGACGTGGCGCCGTTGGAGTGCCGAAACAGCACGATCGACAAGGATCACACCTGCGAGGAGTTCACCTCCGAGTCCGGCACCGTGCTGACCGACACGTGGACCCGGATCAATCCCAGCGGGACGGTCGTGCACATGGTCACCCTCCCGCCCGACCCGACGACGGGCAGACCGGAGGTGACCTTCACCGAGGTGATCAACGACCTCCCAGTGGCACTCACCCTGGCGGAGGCGAAGCAGGAGGCGATCGTGGACCGCGAGGCAATGGCAACCGTCGTCGACCGCGACGACCTCCAACTCCCCCTCCCCAATCCTCCGCCCCTGCCGAGCTATGACGCCTGTACCTTCACACCCGACACCACAGCGGGCTGCCCGAAGGGTCTGCTATGA